The following are encoded together in the Bradymonas sediminis genome:
- a CDS encoding choice-of-anchor D domain-containing protein encodes MALLERRSTILIGLLLALSLGLSTGCSDDDDGTDGGGGGIGGKEIGQVAATPNPITFETVALGQETSVNVMISNTGESTLRITNIALKEDEGDPPLDRDQEFFKDGEGWGEQKLNLEPGVTHIVRVRYKPVNQNPDSGSIVIESNDPSNPQFVIPVSTLGLAPQIFSPATVSFPRVTPPGPGSSGDGPWRGAWKMTQVQNTGEAPLSISEIKVKGNNSRFDFSIPQPTPQEIADGLAPDPDNDTKQWPATLAPTESFDLRVWFAPDTNNPEDDQLVFKSDDPSRPEYSVSLLGNSGTPCIEVSPVGEVDFALSSIGNVTQKTVTITNCSPSSKLKVQDIEITDDGGGVYAIKDGSLPAGLPDDEFVLDEGARANFVVNFSPTQEVLYRGAVRIKSNDASQGVLNLPLNGRGTNNACPTAVATAKVSPGGRAGTDIQSLPLETIQFDGSASSDPDGSVQRYEWTILSAPAASSSRILPTGDPRPTMFMDINGEYKVELKVYDDQNTVSCGEPAIVTIMVNSDSDIHIQLTWTSNGGADNDLDLHYMHPNGSRWAMNSNGWDCYYNNKTPDWNVPGGNPTLDIDDLYGPGPENITHNNLEDVTYKIGVHHYSDYGNGPAYASVEVRNNGVLTYEARDKLLTNDQFWLVGFLGGTNHTVVPADTVTAGYP; translated from the coding sequence AGTCGCGGCGACGCCCAACCCCATTACCTTCGAGACCGTCGCCCTGGGCCAGGAGACCAGCGTCAACGTCATGATCTCGAACACCGGTGAGTCGACGCTGCGCATCACCAATATCGCGTTGAAAGAAGACGAAGGCGATCCGCCGCTCGATCGGGACCAGGAGTTTTTTAAGGACGGCGAGGGCTGGGGCGAGCAAAAGCTTAACCTGGAACCCGGCGTCACGCATATCGTTCGCGTGCGCTATAAGCCGGTCAATCAGAACCCCGACTCGGGCTCGATCGTCATCGAGAGCAATGACCCGAGCAACCCGCAATTTGTCATCCCTGTCTCCACGTTGGGGCTGGCGCCGCAGATCTTCTCGCCGGCGACGGTCTCCTTCCCGCGCGTGACGCCGCCGGGGCCGGGCTCCTCAGGGGACGGCCCGTGGCGCGGCGCCTGGAAGATGACCCAGGTGCAGAATACCGGTGAAGCTCCGCTGAGCATCAGCGAGATCAAGGTGAAGGGCAATAACTCGCGTTTTGACTTCTCGATCCCGCAGCCCACCCCGCAGGAGATCGCCGACGGCCTGGCGCCCGACCCCGATAACGACACCAAGCAGTGGCCCGCGACGCTTGCGCCGACCGAGAGCTTCGACCTGCGTGTGTGGTTCGCGCCGGATACGAATAACCCCGAAGACGACCAGCTTGTCTTCAAGAGTGACGACCCGAGTCGTCCCGAATATTCGGTCAGCTTGCTCGGAAATAGCGGCACGCCCTGCATCGAGGTCTCGCCGGTTGGCGAGGTTGACTTCGCGCTGAGCTCGATCGGAAACGTCACCCAAAAAACCGTGACCATCACCAACTGCAGCCCGAGCTCGAAGCTCAAAGTGCAGGATATCGAGATCACCGACGATGGCGGCGGGGTCTACGCGATTAAAGATGGAAGCCTACCCGCCGGTCTGCCCGACGACGAGTTCGTCCTCGACGAGGGTGCGCGCGCGAACTTCGTGGTGAACTTCAGCCCGACTCAGGAGGTATTATATCGGGGCGCGGTGCGCATTAAGAGCAACGACGCGTCCCAGGGCGTGCTGAACCTGCCGCTGAACGGCCGGGGCACCAATAATGCTTGTCCGACCGCCGTGGCGACCGCCAAGGTCAGCCCGGGTGGGCGCGCGGGCACCGATATCCAATCGCTGCCGCTTGAGACCATTCAATTCGACGGCAGCGCCAGCAGCGACCCGGACGGGAGCGTCCAGCGCTATGAGTGGACCATCCTGTCGGCCCCGGCCGCATCCTCGTCGCGCATCTTGCCCACGGGCGACCCGCGCCCGACGATGTTCATGGATATCAACGGTGAGTATAAAGTGGAGCTTAAGGTCTACGACGACCAGAACACCGTGAGCTGCGGGGAGCCGGCGATCGTCACCATCATGGTGAACTCCGACTCCGATATTCATATCCAGTTGACCTGGACCTCAAACGGTGGCGCGGACAATGACCTCGACCTGCATTATATGCACCCCAACGGAAGCCGCTGGGCGATGAACTCGAATGGCTGGGATTGCTATTATAATAATAAGACGCCCGACTGGAACGTCCCCGGCGGCAACCCGACCCTGGATATCGATGACCTTTACGGCCCCGGGCCGGAGAATATCACCCATAATAACCTGGAGGACGTGACCTATAAAATCGGCGTCCATCACTATAGCGACTATGGAAATGGCCCCGCCTACGCGAGCGTCGAGGTTCGTAATAACGGTGTGTTGACCTATGAGGCGCGCGATAAGTTGCTGACCAATGACCAATTCTGGCTTGTCGGTTTTCTGGGCGGGACCAACCACACGGTGGTGCCGGCCGACACCGTCACCGCTGGCTATCCCTAA